The segment GCAACAACATACTCGTTGCTATGATTATAGTATAATCATAGCAGAAAATCAAGAACAGGGAGGAAAAACTTATGGAAACCACAGTTGTAAACAGGAAAACCTTGATCGGTGAAATCGTAAACCAGTACCCGGAAACGGCGGAGGTGCTGCTCGGAATCGGTATGCACTGCCTCGGCTGTCCGGCTTCCCAGGCGGAGAGTCTTGAGGATGCCTGCGCCGTTCATGGCGTCGATCCTGAAAGCGTCATAAAGGCCATCAACGATAAAATCGCCGATAGCGGAAAGTAAGCGGATCATGAGTGCATTTTTAGGACCAATCCACTTCTGGCTGTATAACAAGATTGGCAAGCAGGAGGAACTCACCAAAGCGATTGCCTCCATGGCTACCGGGAACGGCTGGATTTCAGATCGTACTGCTTACATCAGAGACCTGCCCGCATTGGAAGACGTCATTGATGAAAGCAATATCCACGGCTGGCTTCAAGATCAGATTCATGATGCGGAAACGCGGTATGCGGATTTGATCCAGACTGTCCTTACCACGCATCCCGAAAGATTGGAGGAAATCAGCAAAGTCGCGTTTCGCTATGGCCGGAGGAACGGAAGGGACGCAGAAAAAGCTACGGACGTTTTCCGCATCTTTGAAGATTTCTTCGTCAACGGTATGCCGTGTGACAGAGTGAATGCTGTCGTAACTGAATCCGATGATGAAGTCTCTTGGCAAATGACGCAGGATATTCACGCACAGTACTGGAACGGAGAGACGAATATCTACTACGAGCTCCGAGACTGCGTGATGCGCGGCATGTTGGAGGGCACTCCTTTTGCGCTTGACAGTCGGGACGATGCCCGCTTTACGATCAAAAGAACATGATGATGAAGGAGAAGGTCGGAGAAGTATTCTTCATCGCAATGGACAATCCGGCGATTCCCGGCTGCACGATCTCCAAAGCCGTGCATGACGGAGCAAACGACATCATTTGCTTTTCCTTGTCCAGGAATACGGATATCAGCGCAGAGATTTATCCGTATCACAAACTGATTATTATGGCGGAAGGCGTCATAGAGATTTACGGGGCAGACGGCTTTAGGCGGAACCTCCATACCAGCGACAGCATTATAACCCTAACGGATACACCGATGGGAATACGAACAGCGGAAGGTGCTGTTTATACAGAAGTTTTGATCAGGAGGAGAGATATCATGAACGAGGCAATCAAGGCGGGTGAAGTTTTCAGACTGGCAGAAATTGTCCCCTATCAGGACGGCAAGATCGTCAACATGGATGTCGTGCATAACGACAAGATGAAGTTTGTTATCATGGCCTTTGATGCGGGCACCGAATTGTCCGAACACGCCGCTCCGGGCGAAGCGCTCATCTTCGTGTTGGATGGCGAGGGCGTGATTGGCTACGAAGGAAAAGAACATCCCATCAAAGCCGGTGAGAATTTCCGTTTTGCCAAAGCAGGAATTCACAGCGTCAAGGCAGCCAAGCGGTTTAAGATGGCACTGCTGTTGACCCTAGAATCATAAAAACGAAGAAAGCGAAGATCTGACAAGGGTGTAACCATCGTGCGCATGGAGGTGCCCTGCTGCGGAGGCCTCGAAATGGGGGCAAAAAATGCGCTTCAAGCAAGCGGCAAGTTCATCCTGTGGCAGATTGTGACGATTTCCCGCGACGGAAGAATTCTTGATTAAATGAAAGGAGAAAACGAAATGGACAAGTACCTATGTGAGCCCTGCGGATATATCTACGATCCGGCGATCGGCGATCCGGA is part of the Gehongia tenuis genome and harbors:
- a CDS encoding cupin domain-containing protein — protein: MKEKVGEVFFIAMDNPAIPGCTISKAVHDGANDIICFSLSRNTDISAEIYPYHKLIIMAEGVIEIYGADGFRRNLHTSDSIITLTDTPMGIRTAEGAVYTEVLIRRRDIMNEAIKAGEVFRLAEIVPYQDGKIVNMDVVHNDKMKFVIMAFDAGTELSEHAAPGEALIFVLDGEGVIGYEGKEHPIKAGENFRFAKAGIHSVKAAKRFKMALLLTLES
- a CDS encoding DUF1858 domain-containing protein, which translates into the protein METTVVNRKTLIGEIVNQYPETAEVLLGIGMHCLGCPASQAESLEDACAVHGVDPESVIKAINDKIADSGK